The following are encoded in a window of Diorhabda sublineata isolate icDioSubl1.1 chromosome 5, icDioSubl1.1, whole genome shotgun sequence genomic DNA:
- the LOC130444442 gene encoding craniofacial development protein 2-like — MDDQNGKRQWQRKRTMICGTWNIQGIRTKVDDILQEIKKHKLDFIALSETKKKGQGTQTLGEYIHIYSGVNKEEHAKRGISLLIHEKYKKNVSSWEAISDRTIKVNVNLKGCKITIIATYGPNEDARVDEKEKYYETLNELISQTGNDREIIILGDLNARTGKETKHEIIGPYGENTRNDNGSRLIDVCQHNLLRIMNGYFKHKEIHTYTWTQITRNLRSIIDYLIMKQKTKIKVHNVRVYRSAECGSDHHLIKAKLIMPIIKDNKQKNQLQNSKDLTDIDIPNYNIESLMNESTKLLYQQRLDQNLPQEYEQEPTDNLTKVVIDSIHKAAKEALGYKEMKKRTRNYWWTEQLQNLKEQKQRLYHTWLSTKKAEHKEQYSEAVSKFKTAAIEAKNLSWENKCKELDTYLGGRQSRESWRFIDNVRSGRKENIPIGTISPNKWQDYYRSLLREQRSEYSNMPAEDIRITGTIKNGVHFIIQKYDTIIESVASVLAQNKD, encoded by the exons ATGGATGATCAAAATGGAAAACGACAATGGCAACGAAAACGGACTATGATTTGTGGAACATGGAATATACAGGGAATTAGAACGAAGGTAGATgacattttacaagaaattaaaaaacataaactgGACTTTATTGCTCTctctgaaacaaagaaaaaaggacAAGGTACACAAACACTCGGGGAATATATCCACATATACAGCGGCGTTAACAAAGAAGAACATGCAAAAAGGGGTATATCGCTCCTTATACATGAGAAGTATAAGAAGAACGTCTCCAGCTGGGAAGCAATAAGCGATAGAACAATAAAAGTTAATGTCAATTTAAAAGGCtgcaaaataacaataattgctaCTTATGGACCTAATGAAGACGCACGggtagatgaaaaagaaaagtattatgaaacgcTAAATGAGCTAATATCTCAGACAGGTAACGATCGAGAAATCATAATACTGGGAGACCTAAATGCTAGAACTGGCAAAGAAACGAAGCATGAGATAATAGGGCCCTACGGTGAAAATACCAGGAATGATAATGGCTCCAGGTTGATAGATGTCTGTCAACATAACTTACTAAGAATAATGAATGGGTATTTTAAACATAAGGAAATACACACATATACATGGACGCAAATAACTAGAAATCTAAGATCAATAATCGACTAtcttataatgaaacaaaaaacgaagataaaagTGCACAATGTCAGAGTATATCGATCCGCAGAATGTGGAAGTGACCATCATCTGATAAAAGCTAAGTTAATAATGCCAATAATCAAagacaacaaacaaaagaatcaactgCAAAACAGTAAAGATTTAACAGATATAGATATACCAAACTATAATATAGAAAGCCTTATGAACGAgagcacaaaattattataccaaCAAAGACTGGACCAAAACCTCCCACAGGAGTACGAACAAGAACCAACAGACAATCTTACCAAAGTAGTAATTGACAGCATACACAAAGCAGCCAAAGAAGCCTtaggatataaagaaatgaaaaagagaacaCGAAATTATTGGTGGACTGAACAActgcaaaatttaaaagaacaaaaacaacgatTGTATCATACCTGGTTAAGCACTAAAAAAGCAGAACATAAGGAACAATATAGTGAagctgtatcaaaatttaaaaccgctGCGATAGAGGCCAAAAACCTCAGCTGGGAAAATAAATGCAAGGAATTGGATACCTATTTAGGAGGACGCCAATCCAGGGAATCGTGGAGATTTATAGATAATGTTAGATCtggcagaaaagaaaatatcccaaTAGGCACCATATCACCAAATAAATGGCAAGACTATTACCGCTCATTACTCAGAGAACAGAGATCTGAATATAGTAACATGCCGGCAGAAGACATACGGATTACAG GTACAATCAAAAATGGAGTACACTTCATAATTCAAAAGTACGATACTATTATAGAGTCAGTAGCTAGTGTATTAGCGCAGAACAAAGATTAA
- the LOC130444537 gene encoding phosphatidylserine lipase ABHD16A isoform X1, with translation MPSVETFLACMFMGKLKKIYGTGPLEQQYEPSTIEYYSERCINSFYVIWKLGIYTSPVIVGFLYQRGYFEPDGLLTLTKLVTTAGIIVVMSLCLRGIGRANNPTYIKFLSTVKNAETNMTPATKQQLMKYDFDFKSWPVEFRCTKDASEMGQQLPKKTTYKNIINWAWQIPYKIIAYLAIHTFGIRLIYPGTMGFLQMILEQSLVQGRAKLIEHFKAERFKIHTADDNYIDTMFVNKRNNAPNGNTLVICCEGNAGFYEIGVMTTPIEAGYSVLGWNHPGFASSTGSPYPSQEQNAIHAVMQFAEQKLEFKREDIILFGWSIGGYTASWAAMNYPDIKGLILDATFDDVLPLALNTMPAWLEPIVKLAIKEHVDLNIVDQVIRYPGPLLLIRRTDDEVICTRPGNISTNRINNLLMKVLRYRYPFIFDEAQIQLITEYLALTSPAFQENFLQRYGIDDGVCYSSLQSYISEYSKSYPMRIGEDWKETDKSQMALYLVKKYMVDFKGTHCINMPLHLFQTPWDVAVENDFVFMNK, from the exons ATGCCTTCAGTTGAAACATTTTTGGCATGCATGTTTATGggtaaacttaaaaaaatatatgggaCAGGTCCACTGGAG CAGCAATATGAACCTTCTACCATCGAATATTATAGTGAAAGATGTATAAATTCG ttttatgtAATTTGGAAATTAGGAATATATACTTCTCCAGTTATAGTAGGATTTTTATACCAACGGGGATATTTCGAACCAGATGGACTTTTAACATTAACAAAATTAGTTACCACTGCTGGAATTATTGTAGTCATGTCACTATGCTTAAGAGGAATTGGTAGGGCAAATAATCCGACATACATCAAATTTCTATCAACTGTAAAAAATGCAGAAACAAATATGACACCAGCTACTaaacaacaattaatgaaatatgattttgaCTTTAAATCCTGGCCAGTGGAATTCAGATGTACAAAGGATGCGAG TGAAATGGGACAACAATTACCCAAGAAAACTACatacaaaaacataataaattggGCATGGCAAATTCCTTACAAAATTATTGCTTATCTTGCTATCCATACATTTGGAATAAGATTGATTTATCCAGGAACTATGGGTTTCTTACAAATGATATTAG AACAAAGTCTTGTACAAGGAAGAGCAAAGTTGATAGAGCATTTTAAGGCTGAAAGATTCAAAATTCACACTGCAGATGATAATTACATTGACACTATGTTTGTTAATAAGAGAAATAATGCGCCCAATGGCAACACTCTTGTCATATGCTGTGAGGGAAACGCTGGTTTTTATGAAATTGGTGTTATGACAACGCCCATTGAAGCAGGATATTCTGTATTGGGCTGGAATCATCCAGGTTTTGCTAGCAGTACG GGTAGTCCATATCCGTCCCAAGAACAAAATGCCATACATGCTGTTATGCAGTTTGCTGAGCAAAAATTAGAATTCAAGAGAGaggatataattttatttggttgGAGCATCGGAGGATATACAGCTTCTTGGGCAGCTATGAATTATCCTGATATTAAAGGATTG attctggATGCCACATTTGATGATGTATTACCTTTAGCTCTCAACACTATGCCAGCTTGGTTGGAACCAATAGTGAAGTTAGCTATAAAAGAACATGTGGATCTTAACATAGTTGACCAAGTGATACGATATCCTGGCCCGTTATTACTGATTAGAAGAACCGATGATGAAGTAATATGCACTCG acCTGGTAATATCTCAACAAATcgaatcaataatttattgatgaaaGTGCTTCGTTATCGATACCCCTTTATTTTTGACGAAGCACAGATACAGCTGATAACTGAATATTTGGCCCTTACTTCACCAGCTTTCCAAG aAAACTTCTTGCAACGTTATGGTATAGACGATGGGGTCTGTTATTCTTCATTGCAATCCTATATATCTGAATATTCCAAAAGTTATCCAATGAGAATTGGTGAAGATTGGAAGGAAACTGATAAATCTCAAATGGCTCTTTATCTG GTGAAGAAGTACATGGTGGATTTCAAAGGTACCCACTGTATAAACATGCCATTGCATTTATTCCAGACTCCGTGGGATGTAGCAGTGGAAAACGATTttgtatttatgaataaataa
- the LOC130444537 gene encoding phosphatidylserine lipase ABHD16A isoform X2: MPSVETFLACMFMGKLKKIYGTGPLEQYEPSTIEYYSERCINSFYVIWKLGIYTSPVIVGFLYQRGYFEPDGLLTLTKLVTTAGIIVVMSLCLRGIGRANNPTYIKFLSTVKNAETNMTPATKQQLMKYDFDFKSWPVEFRCTKDASEMGQQLPKKTTYKNIINWAWQIPYKIIAYLAIHTFGIRLIYPGTMGFLQMILEQSLVQGRAKLIEHFKAERFKIHTADDNYIDTMFVNKRNNAPNGNTLVICCEGNAGFYEIGVMTTPIEAGYSVLGWNHPGFASSTGSPYPSQEQNAIHAVMQFAEQKLEFKREDIILFGWSIGGYTASWAAMNYPDIKGLILDATFDDVLPLALNTMPAWLEPIVKLAIKEHVDLNIVDQVIRYPGPLLLIRRTDDEVICTRPGNISTNRINNLLMKVLRYRYPFIFDEAQIQLITEYLALTSPAFQENFLQRYGIDDGVCYSSLQSYISEYSKSYPMRIGEDWKETDKSQMALYLVKKYMVDFKGTHCINMPLHLFQTPWDVAVENDFVFMNK; this comes from the exons ATGCCTTCAGTTGAAACATTTTTGGCATGCATGTTTATGggtaaacttaaaaaaatatatgggaCAGGTCCACTGGAG CAATATGAACCTTCTACCATCGAATATTATAGTGAAAGATGTATAAATTCG ttttatgtAATTTGGAAATTAGGAATATATACTTCTCCAGTTATAGTAGGATTTTTATACCAACGGGGATATTTCGAACCAGATGGACTTTTAACATTAACAAAATTAGTTACCACTGCTGGAATTATTGTAGTCATGTCACTATGCTTAAGAGGAATTGGTAGGGCAAATAATCCGACATACATCAAATTTCTATCAACTGTAAAAAATGCAGAAACAAATATGACACCAGCTACTaaacaacaattaatgaaatatgattttgaCTTTAAATCCTGGCCAGTGGAATTCAGATGTACAAAGGATGCGAG TGAAATGGGACAACAATTACCCAAGAAAACTACatacaaaaacataataaattggGCATGGCAAATTCCTTACAAAATTATTGCTTATCTTGCTATCCATACATTTGGAATAAGATTGATTTATCCAGGAACTATGGGTTTCTTACAAATGATATTAG AACAAAGTCTTGTACAAGGAAGAGCAAAGTTGATAGAGCATTTTAAGGCTGAAAGATTCAAAATTCACACTGCAGATGATAATTACATTGACACTATGTTTGTTAATAAGAGAAATAATGCGCCCAATGGCAACACTCTTGTCATATGCTGTGAGGGAAACGCTGGTTTTTATGAAATTGGTGTTATGACAACGCCCATTGAAGCAGGATATTCTGTATTGGGCTGGAATCATCCAGGTTTTGCTAGCAGTACG GGTAGTCCATATCCGTCCCAAGAACAAAATGCCATACATGCTGTTATGCAGTTTGCTGAGCAAAAATTAGAATTCAAGAGAGaggatataattttatttggttgGAGCATCGGAGGATATACAGCTTCTTGGGCAGCTATGAATTATCCTGATATTAAAGGATTG attctggATGCCACATTTGATGATGTATTACCTTTAGCTCTCAACACTATGCCAGCTTGGTTGGAACCAATAGTGAAGTTAGCTATAAAAGAACATGTGGATCTTAACATAGTTGACCAAGTGATACGATATCCTGGCCCGTTATTACTGATTAGAAGAACCGATGATGAAGTAATATGCACTCG acCTGGTAATATCTCAACAAATcgaatcaataatttattgatgaaaGTGCTTCGTTATCGATACCCCTTTATTTTTGACGAAGCACAGATACAGCTGATAACTGAATATTTGGCCCTTACTTCACCAGCTTTCCAAG aAAACTTCTTGCAACGTTATGGTATAGACGATGGGGTCTGTTATTCTTCATTGCAATCCTATATATCTGAATATTCCAAAAGTTATCCAATGAGAATTGGTGAAGATTGGAAGGAAACTGATAAATCTCAAATGGCTCTTTATCTG GTGAAGAAGTACATGGTGGATTTCAAAGGTACCCACTGTATAAACATGCCATTGCATTTATTCCAGACTCCGTGGGATGTAGCAGTGGAAAACGATTttgtatttatgaataaataa